In the genome of Variibacter gotjawalensis, one region contains:
- a CDS encoding NAD-dependent epimerase/dehydratase family protein, whose protein sequence is MKVLMTGAAGGIGTRLRTLMKGIYPTFRLSDLHRPKDLANDEEFVQADLADIKQVTRAVEGIDGIIHFGGFSVEGDWGTIHQANIIGCYNLFEAAHQAGVKRVVFASSNHAVGFYPRRRKIGIDEPVRPDSRYGVSKAFGEAVGAFYAYKHGMRVTSLRIGNFADHPVDQRRLAIWLHPEDLVQLVRIGLEHPDIRNEIFYGASDNERAWWDNESAFRFGYKPQHKAEDYRDHALAEQAKLPHDAIGDWYQGGTFCSAEYDSELGPSQS, encoded by the coding sequence ATGAAAGTATTGATGACAGGCGCGGCGGGCGGCATCGGCACACGCCTCCGCACGCTGATGAAGGGCATCTATCCGACATTCCGTCTCAGCGATCTGCATCGCCCGAAGGATCTCGCGAACGACGAGGAGTTCGTCCAGGCGGACCTCGCCGACATCAAGCAAGTCACGCGCGCCGTCGAAGGCATCGACGGCATCATTCATTTCGGCGGCTTCTCGGTCGAGGGCGATTGGGGCACGATTCACCAGGCCAACATAATCGGCTGCTACAATCTCTTCGAGGCTGCGCACCAGGCCGGCGTGAAACGCGTCGTCTTCGCTTCGTCGAACCATGCGGTTGGCTTCTATCCGCGCCGCCGCAAGATCGGCATCGACGAGCCGGTGCGGCCGGACTCGCGCTACGGCGTGTCGAAGGCTTTCGGCGAAGCGGTCGGCGCGTTCTACGCTTACAAGCACGGCATGCGCGTAACATCGCTGCGCATCGGAAATTTCGCCGATCATCCGGTTGATCAACGCCGTCTCGCGATCTGGCTACACCCGGAGGATTTGGTGCAACTTGTGCGCATCGGCCTCGAGCATCCGGATATCCGCAACGAAATTTTCTACGGCGCCTCCGACAACGAACGCGCGTGGTGGGATAACGAGAGCGCTTTCCGCTTCGGCTACAAGCCGCAGCACAAAGCCGAAGACTATCGCGATCACGCTCTCGCCGAGCAGGCCAAGCTGCCGCATGACGCGATCGGCGACTGGTACCAGGGCGGAACCTTCTGCAGCGCCGAATACGATTCCGAACTCGGCCCGAGCCAGTCTTAG
- a CDS encoding LysR substrate-binding domain-containing protein, whose product MDRFEAMELLLAAVDAGSLSAAGRKLGVPLPTVSRKVAELEAHLDARLLTRTTRRLALTDAGEAYVAAARRILEAVGDAERAASGASTLPRGELNLTAPVLFGRLHVLPVVNDFLGAFPEIDVRLGLSDRNQHLIDDHLDAAIRIGTLSDSSMIAIRLGALRRVVIASEAYLKTHGVPDTPADLSAHRCILFDAPGATAQWRFSKPSPTTVAIRARLSVNTAEAAIDAAEADVGLTRVLSYQAARAVKRGDLRVVLRAYEDDAIPVHLVYAAQGQLPRKVRAFIDYAVPRLRAALDQVAKEIGN is encoded by the coding sequence GTGGATCGCTTCGAAGCTATGGAGTTGCTGCTCGCCGCCGTCGATGCCGGAAGCCTGTCGGCTGCCGGCCGCAAGCTCGGCGTGCCGCTGCCGACCGTCAGCCGGAAGGTCGCCGAGCTTGAAGCTCATCTCGACGCGCGGCTCCTGACGCGCACGACGCGCCGGCTCGCGCTGACCGACGCGGGCGAGGCTTATGTCGCGGCGGCGCGCCGCATCCTCGAAGCTGTCGGTGACGCCGAGCGGGCCGCCTCCGGCGCTTCGACGCTCCCGCGCGGCGAACTCAACCTCACGGCGCCCGTGCTCTTCGGGCGGCTGCATGTGCTGCCGGTGGTCAACGATTTCCTTGGCGCGTTCCCGGAGATCGATGTGCGGCTCGGGCTGTCGGATCGCAATCAGCATCTGATCGACGATCATCTCGACGCCGCGATCCGCATCGGCACGCTCAGCGATTCGTCCATGATCGCGATTCGTCTCGGCGCATTGCGACGCGTCGTCATCGCGAGCGAGGCATATCTGAAAACGCATGGCGTTCCGGACACGCCGGCCGATCTTTCAGCGCATCGCTGCATTCTGTTCGATGCACCGGGCGCGACCGCGCAGTGGCGCTTCAGCAAGCCCTCGCCGACAACGGTGGCGATCCGCGCGCGGCTTTCGGTCAATACGGCGGAAGCCGCAATCGATGCGGCCGAGGCCGATGTCGGGTTAACGCGCGTATTGTCTTATCAGGCGGCGCGCGCCGTGAAGCGCGGCGACTTGCGCGTTGTGCTGCGCGCTTACGAGGACGACGCGATCCCGGTGCATCTCGTCTACGCGGCGCAAGGGCAGCTGCCACGCAAAGTGCGCGCCTTCATCGACTATGCGGTGCCGCGCTTGCGTGCGGCGCTGGATCAAGTCGCCAAGGAAATCGGAAACTAA
- a CDS encoding pyridoxamine 5'-phosphate oxidase family protein, translating into MPYGFLDIATTDSVKAAQAANGARAMWEGPKNRDFNRFTEAEAAFIAERDSFYLASVGETGWPYVQHRGGPPGFLRMLDDRTLGFADFRGNRQYISLGNVAANDRVCLFLMDYPHRRRLKIYAHMTEHDLKHEPELAKQLATPGYRGLPERGFVLKLEAFDWNCPQHITPRFTADELSEALAPVKARLAELEAENEKLRAKVAAGVE; encoded by the coding sequence ATGCCCTACGGATTTCTCGATATTGCCACCACGGACAGCGTAAAGGCCGCGCAGGCAGCCAATGGCGCCCGCGCCATGTGGGAAGGCCCGAAGAACCGCGACTTCAACCGCTTCACCGAAGCAGAAGCCGCCTTCATCGCGGAGCGGGACTCGTTCTACCTCGCCTCGGTCGGCGAGACCGGCTGGCCTTACGTGCAGCATCGCGGCGGACCGCCGGGCTTCCTGCGCATGCTGGACGACAGAACGCTTGGCTTCGCGGACTTCCGCGGCAACCGCCAATACATCTCGCTCGGCAATGTCGCGGCGAACGATCGCGTCTGCCTGTTCCTGATGGACTACCCGCATCGCCGGCGGCTGAAGATCTACGCGCACATGACCGAGCATGATCTCAAGCACGAACCCGAGCTCGCCAAACAACTCGCAACGCCGGGCTATCGCGGATTGCCGGAGCGCGGCTTCGTGCTGAAGCTCGAAGCGTTCGACTGGAATTGCCCGCAACACATCACGCCGCGCTTCACGGCGGATGAATTGTCCGAGGCGCTCGCGCCCGTGAAGGCGCGATTGGCAGAGCTTGAAGCTGAGAATGAGAAGTTACGAGCAAAAGTCGCCGCTGGCGTTGAGTAA
- a CDS encoding acetyl-CoA acetyltransferase has protein sequence MTACIVGWAHTPFGKMDAESVESLLVKAAGGALKDAGIEAKDVDEVVLGHFNGGFSAQDFTASLVLQTSPDLRFKRATRVENACATGSAAVHQGLKSIAAKQSRIVLVCGVEQMTTTPGPEIGKNLLKCSYVKEEAAIEGGFAGIFGQIANQYFQKYGDQSDALAMIAAKNHKNGVENPYAQMRKDFGYDFCRNPSDKNPYVAGPLKRTDCSLVSDGAAAIVLADVETALRMNKAIAFRAAQHVQDFLPMSRRDILKFEGCTEAWGRALAQAGISLDDLSLVETHDCFTIAELIEYEAMGLAKPGEGARILAEGVTEKTGRLPVNPSGGLKAKGHPIGATGVSMHTMASMQLMGDAGGMQIPGARLAGIFNMGGAAVANYVSILERLR, from the coding sequence ATGACGGCCTGCATCGTTGGTTGGGCGCACACGCCTTTCGGGAAAATGGACGCCGAGAGCGTCGAAAGCTTGCTGGTGAAAGCCGCCGGCGGCGCGCTGAAGGATGCCGGCATTGAGGCGAAGGATGTCGACGAGGTTGTGCTCGGCCACTTCAACGGCGGCTTTTCGGCGCAGGATTTCACCGCCTCGCTCGTTTTGCAGACTTCGCCGGATCTTCGCTTCAAACGCGCAACGCGCGTCGAGAATGCATGCGCGACCGGATCGGCCGCCGTGCATCAGGGCTTGAAGTCGATCGCCGCGAAGCAGTCGCGCATCGTGCTCGTCTGCGGCGTCGAGCAGATGACGACGACGCCCGGACCGGAGATCGGCAAGAATCTGCTGAAGTGCTCCTACGTGAAGGAAGAGGCCGCGATCGAAGGCGGCTTTGCCGGCATCTTTGGGCAGATCGCAAACCAGTATTTCCAGAAATACGGCGATCAGTCGGATGCGCTCGCGATGATCGCGGCGAAGAACCACAAGAACGGTGTCGAGAATCCGTATGCGCAGATGCGCAAGGATTTCGGCTATGACTTCTGCCGCAACCCGTCCGACAAAAACCCGTATGTCGCGGGTCCGCTGAAACGCACGGACTGCTCGCTCGTCTCCGACGGTGCCGCTGCGATCGTGCTGGCCGATGTGGAAACCGCGCTGAGAATGAACAAAGCTATCGCGTTCCGCGCCGCGCAGCACGTGCAGGACTTCCTGCCGATGTCGCGCCGCGACATTCTCAAGTTCGAGGGCTGCACGGAAGCGTGGGGCCGCGCGCTCGCGCAGGCCGGCATCTCGCTCGACGATCTCTCGCTGGTCGAGACGCACGACTGCTTCACGATCGCGGAGCTGATCGAATATGAAGCGATGGGTCTTGCAAAGCCGGGCGAAGGCGCGCGCATCCTCGCCGAGGGCGTGACCGAGAAGACCGGGCGTCTGCCGGTCAATCCGTCCGGTGGCTTGAAGGCGAAAGGCCATCCGATCGGCGCGACCGGCGTTTCGATGCACACGATGGCGTCGATGCAGCTGATGGGCGATGCGGGTGGGATGCAGATCCCGGGCGCGCGGCTCGCTGGCATCTTCAATATGGGCGGCGCGGCGGTCGCGAATTACGTGAGCATCTTGGAGCGGCTGCGTTAA
- a CDS encoding D-alanyl-D-alanine carboxypeptidase family protein, producing MPSADAAALLLIDADSGKVLHSENAGYPWYPASVSKIMTTYVTLRAVKEGRIQLTSIVTVSPRALSQAPSKMGFPVGTQMTVEDALKMLMVKSANDIAVVLAEGVGGSVEGFAEEMNKTSRRLGMTQSSWVNPNGLPADGQITSARDMAILARTIMREFPEYSRFWNTHSIQLGRRVFRNYNRLVTQYPGADGMKTGFICASGYNLVATATRNGRKLIAVVLGANSGKDRTAQAAKLLDRGFTGGGIAWLVPSSGTVDSLQAIAAAPPNLRDEICGKNRGNRGEADDEPQPGFTDSGGGPGGLNLGGLITGFQPTVAGSSLHAPIDTQAPVVVSVIPPKGVANIEAAMAPRGRKAKKTKGGQQTVAIPVGENAKKKNAAAKPDAKPKAETKPKPGAKPAAGAKSANAAPAKKKPQP from the coding sequence ATGCCGAGCGCCGATGCCGCCGCGCTGCTGTTGATCGACGCGGACAGCGGTAAAGTCCTGCACTCCGAGAATGCCGGCTACCCCTGGTATCCTGCGTCCGTCTCCAAAATCATGACGACTTACGTGACGCTGCGCGCCGTCAAAGAGGGCCGCATCCAGCTGACCAGCATCGTCACGGTCTCGCCGCGCGCCCTGTCGCAAGCTCCGTCGAAAATGGGCTTTCCGGTCGGTACCCAGATGACGGTCGAGGACGCTCTTAAGATGTTGATGGTGAAATCCGCCAACGACATCGCGGTCGTGCTCGCAGAAGGTGTGGGCGGCTCGGTCGAAGGGTTTGCCGAGGAGATGAACAAGACGTCGCGCCGCCTCGGCATGACCCAGTCGTCCTGGGTCAATCCGAACGGACTTCCGGCCGACGGCCAGATCACGTCGGCGCGGGACATGGCGATCCTCGCCCGCACGATCATGCGCGAGTTTCCGGAATACAGCCGTTTCTGGAATACGCATTCGATCCAGCTCGGCCGCCGCGTGTTCCGCAATTACAACCGCCTCGTCACCCAATATCCGGGCGCCGACGGCATGAAGACCGGCTTCATCTGCGCCTCCGGTTACAACCTCGTCGCAACCGCAACCCGCAACGGCCGCAAGCTCATCGCCGTCGTGCTCGGCGCGAATTCCGGCAAGGACCGCACGGCCCAAGCCGCCAAGCTTCTCGATCGCGGCTTCACGGGCGGCGGCATCGCATGGCTGGTCCCCTCCTCCGGCACAGTCGACTCGCTGCAGGCGATTGCGGCAGCGCCGCCCAACCTGCGCGACGAAATCTGCGGTAAGAACCGCGGCAACCGCGGCGAAGCCGACGATGAGCCGCAGCCGGGCTTCACGGATTCCGGCGGGGGCCCCGGCGGCCTCAATCTCGGCGGCCTGATCACCGGCTTCCAACCGACAGTTGCGGGTTCGTCCCTGCATGCGCCGATCGACACGCAAGCGCCGGTTGTCGTCAGCGTTATCCCGCCGAAGGGTGTCGCCAACATCGAAGCCGCGATGGCGCCGCGTGGCCGCAAGGCGAAGAAAACGAAGGGCGGACAGCAGACGGTCGCGATCCCGGTCGGCGAGAACGCCAAGAAAAAGAACGCCGCCGCGAAGCCCGACGCCAAGCCAAAAGCGGAAACTAAGCCGAAGCCGGGCGCGAAGCCTGCGGCCGGTGCGAAGTCGGCCAACGCAGCACCCGCGAAGAAGAAACCGCAGCCGTAG
- a CDS encoding CobW family GTP-binding protein gives MTERKRPEPIPLTVLTGFLGAGKTTLLNRLLQDNDLSDTAVLINEFGEIGLDHLLVEQVGTDMVLLASGCLCCTVRGDLVTALEKLLRDLDNGRVNFRRIIIETTGLADPAPVLHTIMAHPYLVMRYRLDGVVTLIDAVNGNATLDAHVEAVKQLAVADRIVVTKTDLPEAKAHRETLLARIRAINPVARILDGARGEATAAKLLDAGLYNPDTKTPDVKRWLAEEAHADAHAHHHHGDHAHHHDHGHHQHAHDVNRHDDHIRSFVIATDQAVPAAALDMFFELLRSLHGPNLLRLKGIVRLSDDPDKPLVVHGVQHIFHPPTQLPAWPDGDRRTRLVFIVRDLDSQPIRDLFNAFINAPAIDRPDRAALLDNPLVPFGGRDR, from the coding sequence ATGACCGAACGCAAACGCCCCGAGCCGATCCCGCTGACGGTGCTCACCGGCTTCCTCGGCGCCGGGAAGACGACGCTGCTCAACCGTCTGCTCCAGGACAACGACCTCTCCGACACCGCCGTCCTCATCAACGAATTCGGTGAGATCGGTCTCGATCATCTCCTGGTCGAACAGGTCGGCACCGACATGGTGCTGCTCGCCAGCGGCTGCCTATGCTGCACGGTGCGCGGCGATCTCGTCACCGCACTCGAAAAACTGCTGCGCGATCTCGACAACGGCCGCGTGAACTTCCGCCGCATCATCATCGAGACGACCGGCCTCGCCGACCCCGCGCCGGTGCTGCATACAATCATGGCGCATCCGTACCTCGTGATGCGCTACCGGCTCGACGGCGTCGTCACGCTGATCGATGCGGTGAATGGCAACGCCACGCTGGACGCACATGTCGAAGCCGTCAAACAACTCGCTGTGGCGGATCGCATCGTCGTCACGAAGACCGATCTGCCGGAAGCCAAAGCTCACCGGGAAACGCTGCTCGCGCGCATTCGTGCGATCAACCCGGTTGCCCGCATTCTCGACGGCGCGCGCGGCGAAGCGACGGCCGCGAAACTGCTCGACGCCGGCCTCTACAACCCGGATACGAAAACGCCGGATGTCAAACGCTGGCTCGCCGAAGAAGCGCATGCCGACGCGCATGCGCACCATCATCACGGCGATCACGCGCATCACCACGATCACGGTCATCACCAACATGCCCACGACGTGAACCGCCACGACGATCACATTCGCTCGTTTGTGATCGCGACCGATCAAGCCGTGCCGGCCGCGGCGCTCGACATGTTCTTCGAACTGCTGCGCTCGCTGCATGGCCCGAACCTGCTGCGGCTTAAGGGCATCGTGCGGCTCTCCGACGATCCGGACAAACCGCTGGTCGTGCACGGCGTACAGCACATTTTCCATCCGCCGACGCAACTTCCCGCATGGCCGGACGGCGATCGCCGCACGCGTCTCGTTTTCATCGTGCGCGACCTCGATTCACAACCTATCCGCGATCTCTTCAACGCCTTCATCAATGCGCCGGCGATCGACCGGCCGGATCGCGCCGCGTTGCTGGACAATCCGCTGGTGCCGTTCGGCGGCCGCGATCGCTGA
- a CDS encoding amidase family protein — MSQLYQLDAVALAALIKNKKVSAREATDDALARMAAVNPKINSVVDGMENEARAVAAALDEKQARGEAIGPLHGVPVTVKVNVDTKGHANTNGVAAFKDNIAPDDSAVVANLRRAGAVIIGRTNTPELSSRWFTDNTLHGRTLNPWDPKITPGGSSGGASAAVATGIGTIGHGNDIGGSIRYPAYACGLAGIRPSFARVPAFNPSAKVERPVMPHQTSVQGPIARSIRDLYVGLDAMAMRDPRDPWQVPVTPVSQAPKQGPVRVALFDTWHGCKADPAVTRSLKQAASWLADAGYQVEPAAPPHYDETVELWANLLETQAHFDGAGQYLDAEGSALRNFAAASSGLAKILSPQEFIHALAQRTTLLRAWTQFFETYPILLMPSSWKLPFPIDTDQQGRDAVIAMLAAQTPQTSLPILGLPGLAVPILTEGEAPCGVQLATARYGEAMALEAGAIIEASAPKIKVIDPRN, encoded by the coding sequence GTGTCCCAACTCTATCAGCTCGACGCCGTCGCCCTCGCAGCTCTCATCAAGAACAAGAAGGTTTCGGCCCGCGAGGCGACCGACGATGCGCTCGCCCGTATGGCGGCGGTCAATCCGAAGATCAACTCGGTCGTCGACGGCATGGAGAATGAGGCGCGCGCAGTAGCCGCAGCGCTCGATGAGAAACAAGCGCGCGGCGAAGCGATCGGCCCGCTGCACGGCGTTCCCGTCACCGTGAAGGTCAACGTCGACACCAAGGGCCACGCCAACACCAATGGCGTCGCCGCCTTCAAAGATAACATCGCGCCGGACGACTCGGCGGTCGTCGCCAACCTGCGCCGCGCCGGCGCGGTGATCATCGGCCGCACCAACACGCCCGAACTCTCGTCGCGCTGGTTCACCGACAACACGCTGCACGGCCGTACGCTCAATCCATGGGACCCGAAGATCACGCCGGGCGGCTCCTCGGGCGGCGCATCGGCCGCGGTCGCGACCGGCATCGGTACCATCGGCCACGGCAACGATATCGGCGGTTCGATCCGCTATCCGGCCTACGCGTGCGGCCTCGCCGGCATTCGCCCGAGCTTCGCGCGCGTTCCGGCGTTCAACCCGTCCGCCAAGGTCGAGCGCCCCGTGATGCCCCACCAGACGTCGGTGCAGGGCCCGATCGCCAGATCGATCCGCGATCTCTATGTCGGCCTCGACGCCATGGCGATGCGCGATCCGCGCGATCCCTGGCAGGTGCCGGTCACGCCGGTCTCGCAAGCGCCGAAGCAGGGCCCGGTGCGTGTCGCCCTATTCGACACCTGGCACGGCTGCAAGGCCGACCCGGCTGTCACCCGCTCTCTCAAGCAGGCTGCCAGTTGGCTGGCCGACGCGGGCTATCAGGTCGAGCCCGCCGCCCCGCCACACTACGACGAGACGGTCGAGCTGTGGGCGAACTTGCTGGAAACGCAGGCTCATTTCGACGGCGCCGGACAATATCTCGACGCCGAAGGCTCGGCGCTACGCAATTTCGCGGCAGCCTCCAGCGGCCTCGCGAAAATCCTAAGCCCGCAAGAATTCATCCACGCCCTCGCGCAACGCACCACCCTGCTGCGCGCATGGACACAGTTTTTCGAGACCTACCCGATCCTGCTGATGCCGTCGTCATGGAAGCTGCCGTTCCCGATCGACACCGATCAACAGGGCCGCGACGCCGTCATCGCTATGCTGGCTGCACAGACGCCGCAAACTTCATTGCCGATCCTCGGGCTTCCTGGTCTCGCGGTCCCGATCCTGACGGAAGGTGAAGCGCCGTGCGGCGTGCAGCTCGCAACCGCACGTTACGGCGAGGCGATGGCGCTCGAAGCGGGTGCGATTATTGAGGCGTCCGCACCGAAGATTAAGGTCATCGATCCACGCAATTGA
- a CDS encoding long-chain fatty acid--CoA ligase, with protein MERIWLKHYPAGIPSEIDLSQYKSVVALLEESFQKYKNDKAFICMDKSLTYGEVDELSRALGAWLQSKGLKKGARVALMMPNVLQYPVATAAVLRAGFTAVNVNPLYTPRELEHQLKDSGAEAIVILENFATTLEQVLPNTPVKHVVVASMGDLLGTLKGMIVNLVVRRVKKMVPAYNLPGATAFNDAVAAGRSMTLNKVEIGPEDVAFLQYTGGTTGVSKGATLVHRNIVANMLQNDAWLQPVLQNEPKVQHPLIVTALPLYHIFALTACFLLSTRAGGTCLLIPNPRDIPGLIKELQKYKVNMFPAVNTLYNALVNHPDIRKVDWSMLKASNGGGMATQKSVSDKWLEITGIPIAEGYGLSETSPTLTCNPAGQPDFSGDIGLPVPSTEISIRDDEGRELPVGSTGEICARGPQVMVGYWNRPDETAQVMTSDGFFRTGDIGVMDDRGRVKIVDRKKDMVLVSGFNVYPNEVEAVVASHPGVLECAVIGVPDAKTSEAVKVFVVRKDPTLTTEELREFCATQLTAYKVPKLVEFRDDLPKTNVGKILRRALRDEPQQQKSQAA; from the coding sequence GTGGAACGCATTTGGCTCAAGCATTACCCGGCGGGCATCCCGTCTGAGATCGACCTGTCGCAGTACAAGTCGGTCGTCGCGCTGCTGGAAGAGAGCTTCCAGAAGTACAAGAACGACAAAGCTTTTATCTGCATGGACAAGAGCTTGACCTACGGCGAGGTCGATGAGCTGTCGCGCGCGCTCGGCGCTTGGCTGCAAAGCAAGGGCCTCAAAAAAGGCGCTCGCGTCGCGCTGATGATGCCGAACGTCCTGCAATATCCGGTTGCAACGGCAGCCGTGCTGCGCGCCGGCTTCACGGCCGTCAACGTCAACCCACTCTACACGCCGCGCGAACTCGAGCACCAGTTGAAGGACTCGGGCGCCGAAGCGATCGTCATTCTGGAAAACTTCGCGACCACGTTGGAGCAAGTTCTCCCCAACACTCCCGTCAAGCATGTCGTGGTCGCCTCGATGGGCGACTTGCTCGGCACGCTGAAGGGCATGATCGTCAACCTCGTCGTGCGCCGCGTAAAGAAGATGGTGCCGGCCTACAATCTGCCCGGCGCAACCGCCTTCAACGACGCTGTCGCGGCCGGCCGCTCGATGACGCTCAACAAAGTCGAGATCGGCCCGGAAGACGTCGCCTTCCTGCAATACACCGGCGGCACGACCGGCGTGTCAAAAGGCGCGACGCTCGTCCACCGCAACATCGTCGCCAACATGCTGCAGAACGATGCGTGGCTGCAGCCGGTGCTGCAGAACGAGCCGAAGGTCCAGCACCCGCTCATCGTCACGGCGCTGCCGCTCTATCACATCTTCGCACTGACGGCCTGCTTCCTGCTCAGCACGCGCGCCGGCGGCACCTGCCTCCTGATCCCGAACCCGCGCGACATTCCGGGCCTGATCAAGGAACTGCAGAAGTACAAGGTCAACATGTTCCCTGCCGTGAACACGCTCTACAACGCGCTGGTCAATCACCCGGACATCCGCAAGGTCGACTGGAGCATGCTCAAAGCTTCGAACGGCGGCGGCATGGCGACGCAGAAGTCGGTCTCCGACAAGTGGCTCGAAATCACCGGCATCCCGATCGCGGAAGGCTACGGCCTCTCCGAGACTTCGCCGACGCTCACCTGCAATCCGGCCGGCCAGCCGGACTTCTCGGGCGACATCGGCCTCCCGGTGCCGTCGACCGAAATTTCGATCCGCGACGATGAAGGGCGCGAACTTCCTGTCGGTAGCACCGGCGAAATCTGTGCGCGTGGCCCGCAAGTGATGGTCGGCTACTGGAATCGTCCGGACGAAACCGCGCAGGTGATGACCTCGGACGGCTTCTTCCGCACCGGCGACATCGGCGTGATGGACGATCGCGGCCGCGTGAAGATCGTCGACCGCAAGAAGGACATGGTGCTGGTCTCCGGCTTCAACGTTTACCCGAACGAGGTCGAGGCTGTCGTCGCGAGTCATCCGGGCGTGCTCGAATGCGCCGTCATCGGCGTTCCGGACGCAAAGACGTCGGAAGCCGTAAAGGTGTTTGTCGTCCGTAAGGACCCGACGCTGACGACGGAAGAACTCCGCGAATTCTGCGCGACACAGTTGACCGCCTACAAGGTGCCGAAGCTGGTCGAATTCCGCGACGATCTGCCGAAGACCAACGTCGGCAAGATCCTCCGCCGCGCACTCCGCGACGAGCCGCAGCAGCAGAAAAGCCAAGCCGCGTAA
- a CDS encoding DUF924 family protein, whose translation MPNITPATIVAFWRDAGFEKWYAKDEAFDNECRNRFLATHEEAAAGKLAAWEENAEGALALLILTDQFPRNMFRGSPRTFATDPLARAIADRAIARGFDRAIGMPMQTFFYLPFEHSELLADQELSLELFKALGDADGLKWAIDHYDIIKRFGRFPHRNVVLGRETTPDERAFLQSGGFAG comes from the coding sequence ATGCCCAACATCACACCCGCGACGATCGTCGCCTTCTGGCGCGATGCCGGTTTCGAAAAGTGGTACGCGAAGGACGAAGCCTTCGACAACGAGTGCCGCAATCGCTTTCTCGCGACGCATGAGGAAGCCGCCGCCGGCAAACTCGCGGCATGGGAAGAGAATGCCGAAGGCGCGCTCGCGCTGCTGATCCTCACCGACCAATTCCCGCGCAACATGTTCCGCGGCTCGCCGCGCACCTTCGCGACCGATCCGCTCGCCCGCGCCATTGCGGATCGCGCCATCGCGCGCGGCTTCGATCGCGCTATCGGCATGCCGATGCAGACTTTCTTCTATCTGCCGTTCGAGCATTCCGAACTGCTCGCCGATCAAGAGCTTTCGCTGGAGCTGTTCAAAGCGCTCGGCGACGCCGACGGCCTGAAATGGGCGATCGATCACTACGACATCATCAAACGCTTCGGCCGCTTCCCTCACCGCAACGTCGTGCTCGGCCGCGAGACAACGCCGGACGAGCGCGCCTTTCTGCAATCCGGCGGCTTCGCGGGTTAA